Proteins encoded within one genomic window of Salipaludibacillus agaradhaerens:
- a CDS encoding glycine betaine ABC transporter substrate-binding protein encodes MKMKKLGVLAGMSLALIAAGCGTNDGNNTENNNNNEGAGADVGEELNYTITGIDAGAGIMGAAEEALDVYDLDEWQVQASSDAAMTQALGDAYDNEEPIIVTGWTPHWKFAAYDLKYLEDPEGVFGEAEDIHTFVREGLEEDMPEAYQVLDNFQWTEEDMGEIMMDIQEGTDDREAARAWVEENEDKVNEWTEGVDPVDGETIDLVFVAWDSEIASTNMIAVVLEDLGYEVNMDPLEANFMFQAVAEGEADAMVAAWLPGTHSHLLEDYGDDMVDLGANLEGAAIGLVVPEYMDIDSIEDLQ; translated from the coding sequence ATGAAAATGAAAAAACTTGGCGTATTAGCCGGAATGTCATTAGCATTAATTGCCGCAGGTTGTGGAACAAACGATGGCAATAACACAGAAAATAACAATAATAACGAAGGTGCTGGGGCTGACGTAGGGGAAGAACTTAACTACACGATTACAGGTATCGATGCAGGCGCCGGAATTATGGGAGCTGCTGAAGAAGCTCTTGACGTTTACGATCTTGATGAATGGCAAGTTCAAGCAAGTTCTGATGCTGCTATGACACAAGCACTTGGCGATGCTTATGACAATGAAGAGCCTATCATTGTGACTGGGTGGACACCTCACTGGAAGTTTGCTGCTTATGACTTGAAATACCTTGAGGATCCAGAAGGCGTTTTCGGTGAAGCTGAAGATATTCACACTTTCGTACGTGAAGGTCTTGAAGAAGATATGCCTGAAGCTTATCAAGTATTAGATAACTTCCAATGGACTGAAGAAGACATGGGAGAAATCATGATGGACATCCAAGAAGGTACTGATGATCGTGAAGCAGCCCGTGCATGGGTTGAAGAGAATGAAGATAAAGTTAATGAATGGACTGAAGGGGTCGATCCAGTTGACGGTGAAACCATCGACCTTGTGTTCGTAGCATGGGATTCTGAAATTGCGTCTACTAACATGATCGCTGTTGTTCTTGAAGACCTTGGTTATGAAGTCAACATGGACCCACTTGAAGCAAACTTTATGTTCCAAGCAGTTGCAGAAGGTGAAGCTGATGCAATGGTGGCGGCATGGTTACCTGGTACGCATTCACACCTTTTAGAAGATTACGGTGATGACATGGTTGACCTTGGTGCAAACCTTGAAGGCGCTGCTATCGGCCTTGTTGTTCCTGAATATATGGACATCGATTCAATTGAAGATCTACAATAA
- a CDS encoding ABC transporter permease, whose product MIADLWRNFIQWIANITEPVYDFFDGLLAFLPAIGFGDWVASFVDWLRNDAPLSEPFFDGLRSFIAFVADDIFLSIFQLIPPIIFILALTFLAYRLMPRSYGLPILVFFGLLLIQSIGYWNDMLITLSLVLTATLISIIIGIPIGIWMARNDTVRAIVTPVLDFMQTMPAFVYLIPAVAFFSIGIVSGVVASVIFAMPPTVRLTNLGIRQVPTELIEASDSFGSTPKQKLYKVQLPMAKTTIMAGVNQTIMLALSMVVIAAMIGTDGIGRQVYYAVGRNDISMGFEAGICLVILAIILDRLTQAFNKPKNA is encoded by the coding sequence ATGATAGCTGACTTATGGCGTAATTTTATTCAATGGATCGCAAACATAACTGAACCTGTTTATGATTTCTTTGATGGTCTTTTAGCTTTTTTACCCGCAATTGGATTTGGTGATTGGGTGGCATCCTTTGTTGACTGGCTTCGAAATGATGCGCCTCTATCTGAGCCATTTTTCGATGGCTTGCGTAGCTTTATCGCATTTGTTGCAGACGATATTTTCTTAAGTATCTTTCAGCTCATTCCGCCCATTATCTTTATTTTAGCATTAACCTTTCTAGCATACAGGTTGATGCCTCGGTCTTACGGGTTACCGATACTTGTCTTTTTCGGGTTACTTTTAATCCAAAGTATCGGCTACTGGAATGACATGCTTATTACGCTGTCACTCGTCTTAACAGCAACCTTAATTTCAATTATTATTGGGATTCCAATCGGGATATGGATGGCCCGTAACGACACAGTGCGCGCTATCGTTACACCGGTTTTAGACTTTATGCAAACAATGCCGGCATTCGTATACCTTATTCCGGCCGTTGCATTTTTCTCAATTGGTATCGTGTCAGGTGTTGTGGCGTCAGTGATTTTCGCCATGCCCCCTACAGTGAGACTGACAAACCTTGGTATTCGCCAAGTACCGACTGAGTTGATTGAAGCATCTGATTCTTTCGGATCAACACCGAAGCAAAAATTGTATAAAGTTCAATTACCAATGGCTAAAACGACTATTATGGCTGGTGTGAACCAAACGATCATGCTTGCTTTATCAATGGTTGTTATTGCCGCAATGATTGGAACTGACGGTATTGGACGTCAAGTGTATTATGCCGTAGGACGAAATGATATCTCTATGGGATTTGAAGCAGGTATCTGCCTCGTTATTCTTGCAATTATTCTCGATCGGTTAACACAAGCTTTTAACAAACCAAAGAATGCTTAA
- a CDS encoding GerMN domain-containing protein, with the protein MKKLTGLCLAISFIIVLAACNQNENTTGNENNTLNDTNDVTNHEENANNDENANNENDTTVNNSSVEEEANNEAKNAATEEVDTIDNLTLYFSDDQLMHTYRVESGVSVAANEAGALEAMQLWAAGPTHEDLYPLLPAGTTVDSVEFNDDVAHVSFSVEINEANFGSGGEVMMTEQVAMMMEQFGYDETVILIDGQEPGEILSHMEYSEPIPANDPEDYEWID; encoded by the coding sequence ATGAAAAAGTTAACAGGGTTATGTCTTGCGATAAGTTTCATTATCGTATTGGCTGCATGTAATCAAAATGAGAACACGACTGGTAATGAAAACAATACGTTAAATGACACTAATGACGTGACGAATCACGAAGAGAATGCCAATAATGACGAAAATGCTAATAACGAAAACGATACGACTGTCAATAACAGTTCGGTTGAAGAAGAAGCAAATAATGAAGCTAAAAACGCTGCCACTGAAGAAGTCGATACTATTGACAACCTGACCCTCTATTTTTCCGATGATCAACTCATGCATACGTATCGCGTAGAATCAGGTGTGAGTGTTGCTGCTAACGAAGCTGGGGCATTAGAAGCTATGCAGTTATGGGCAGCAGGTCCAACGCATGAAGATTTATATCCTCTTTTACCTGCAGGAACAACAGTCGATTCTGTTGAATTCAATGACGATGTCGCCCATGTCTCTTTCTCAGTTGAGATTAATGAAGCTAACTTCGGCTCAGGCGGTGAAGTTATGATGACAGAGCAAGTCGCCATGATGATGGAACAGTTCGGCTATGATGAAACAGTTATCCTTATCGATGGCCAAGAGCCAGGTGAAATTTTAAGTCATATGGAATATTCTGAACCGATTCCTGCTAATGACCCTGAAGATTATGAATGGATAGATTAA
- a CDS encoding carbohydrate ABC transporter permease, with the protein MRKGMLYVLLSISGLALFFPIMYAFSVSFMTSDDILQRSLVPTNPTFQNYVDMFASVPIGHYLLNSFIVATVTTLGMLCVSALAAFVFAFVPFKGRGGVFILVISTLLIPWEATMIPNFLTIQSFGWMNHYLALTVPFFALAFGIFLLRQHFKTVPQELYEAAQVEGLSTFQIFYKVVIPYAKTSFVTLGIFGFLTTWNMYLWPLLVTTNDSVRTVQIGLRRLQADEVATNWGIVMAGVVIVILPTLILLMIGQKQLQKGLTKGALK; encoded by the coding sequence ATGAGAAAAGGCATGTTATATGTCCTTCTAAGTATTTCTGGCTTGGCCCTATTTTTTCCAATCATGTATGCTTTCTCAGTTAGTTTTATGACGAGTGATGATATTTTGCAACGTTCTTTGGTCCCTACGAATCCAACCTTTCAAAATTATGTAGATATGTTTGCATCAGTGCCTATTGGTCATTATTTATTAAATAGTTTTATAGTGGCTACAGTGACTACACTCGGTATGTTGTGTGTTAGTGCACTAGCTGCATTTGTCTTTGCGTTCGTGCCGTTTAAAGGGCGAGGAGGAGTGTTCATATTAGTTATTTCAACGCTCCTTATCCCATGGGAAGCCACGATGATTCCTAATTTTTTAACGATCCAATCGTTCGGATGGATGAATCATTACCTTGCCCTCACAGTGCCTTTTTTCGCCCTTGCCTTCGGGATATTTTTGTTAAGGCAGCATTTTAAGACGGTCCCTCAAGAACTTTATGAAGCGGCTCAAGTGGAAGGGTTATCCACGTTTCAAATTTTTTATAAGGTGGTGATCCCATACGCTAAGACGAGTTTTGTGACTTTGGGTATTTTTGGATTTTTAACAACGTGGAACATGTATTTATGGCCATTACTCGTGACGACTAATGATTCTGTTCGCACTGTGCAAATTGGATTGAGGCGTCTGCAGGCAGATGAAGTGGCAACTAATTGGGGAATTGTGATGGCGGGTGTTGTCATTGTTATTTTACCTACATTAATTTTACTTATGATTGGCCAAAAACAGTTACAAAAAGGTTTAACAAAAGGGGCACTTAAATAA
- a CDS encoding DNA-binding response regulator, whose translation MGFSEDYQTFMHTHLQARTGERLRRLQEGHKHAERLFLKQVWWPLFHQFSYLYPEYEVHDFKDGQRFLDFAYIRPGIRICLEIDGYGPHLKNISRWQFSDSLERQNQLVIDGWTVIRFSYDQVKEKPRRCQQIVQQVIARWLGDELDQTSLSLVEKEVLRLAIRKGEVIKS comes from the coding sequence ATGGGATTTTCAGAAGACTATCAGACCTTTATGCATACTCACTTGCAGGCAAGAACCGGTGAACGATTGCGACGCTTACAAGAAGGGCACAAACATGCTGAAAGGTTGTTTTTAAAGCAAGTGTGGTGGCCATTATTCCATCAATTTAGTTATCTGTATCCAGAGTATGAAGTCCATGATTTTAAGGACGGTCAAAGATTTTTGGATTTTGCTTATATTCGTCCCGGCATCCGTATTTGCCTTGAGATTGACGGCTACGGCCCTCACTTAAAGAACATAAGCAGATGGCAATTTTCCGACAGTCTAGAACGTCAAAACCAGCTAGTAATTGACGGATGGACCGTGATCCGCTTTTCATATGACCAAGTTAAAGAGAAACCTCGTCGATGCCAACAAATTGTTCAGCAAGTGATCGCCCGCTGGCTAGGAGATGAGTTGGACCAGACCAGTCTCTCTTTAGTAGAAAAGGAAGTGCTGCGACTAGCAATTCGAAAAGGAGAAGTCATAAAGTCATAA
- a CDS encoding GbsR/MarR family transcriptional regulator: MRHNTDLELDYAQLENARNRFISEIAKNIHLYNITPSVGRLYGTVFFADKPMTLDEMSDALGMSKTSMSTGIRALSEANMVEQVWERGVRKDLYKTEDDWYKSFSNVFITRWRHATEMNMTAIKDTKHMLTELCERTSHDDIKETIKQDLMKLGKAEAYYDWLNDVIALFETGDIFDIIPKKEATDTL, translated from the coding sequence ATGCGACATAATACTGATTTAGAGCTAGATTATGCTCAATTAGAGAATGCGAGAAACCGCTTTATTTCAGAAATTGCTAAGAATATTCATTTATATAACATTACACCGTCCGTTGGCAGGCTTTATGGAACCGTGTTTTTTGCTGATAAACCGATGACGTTAGATGAGATGAGTGACGCATTAGGAATGAGCAAAACAAGTATGAGTACAGGAATTAGAGCCTTATCAGAGGCAAATATGGTTGAACAAGTATGGGAACGGGGTGTTAGAAAGGACCTCTACAAAACCGAAGATGATTGGTATAAATCGTTTTCTAACGTTTTTATTACCCGTTGGCGGCACGCTACGGAAATGAATATGACCGCTATTAAAGATACGAAGCATATGTTGACAGAGTTATGTGAACGGACAAGTCATGATGATATCAAAGAGACAATAAAGCAGGATTTAATGAAGCTTGGAAAAGCAGAAGCTTATTATGACTGGCTGAATGATGTCATTGCCCTTTTTGAGACAGGTGATATTTTCGATATTATTCCTAAAAAAGAAGCAACAGATACGCTGTAA
- a CDS encoding quaternary amine ABC transporter ATP-binding protein produces the protein MAKIKVEGLTKIFGKRPKQGLKLLKDGKTKNDILKETGLTVGVNQASFEVQEAEVFVIMGLSGSGKSTLVRLLNRLIEPTDGQVWIDGEDLAQMNEKQLRDVRRKKLSMVFQKFGLFPFRTILSNVEYGLEVQGIAEDVRRQKAMESLELVGLKGYENQYPDQLSGGMQQRVGLARALANDPSVLLMDEAFSALDPLIRKDMQDELLDLQEKMQKTIIFITHDLDEALRIGDRITIMKDGEIVQIGTPEDILTNPADDYVERFVEDVDRSKVFTAENIMVRPETVNVEKDGPRVALQRMKDAGISSIYVIKRNRELLGIVHADQVSKAVKENAKDLKPLIQSDIPTVKPDTPMHDLFDVVSTSPIPMAVVGEDKRLLGIIIRSTILSALSGNEVNGHDS, from the coding sequence GTGGCAAAAATTAAAGTAGAGGGTCTGACTAAGATTTTCGGTAAACGTCCGAAGCAAGGTCTTAAGCTCTTGAAAGATGGAAAAACAAAAAATGATATATTAAAAGAAACAGGTTTGACCGTTGGGGTTAATCAAGCTTCCTTCGAAGTACAAGAAGCGGAAGTCTTCGTTATCATGGGGCTGTCTGGGAGTGGTAAATCAACTCTCGTTCGTCTTCTTAACCGTCTTATTGAACCGACAGATGGCCAAGTTTGGATCGATGGGGAAGATTTAGCTCAAATGAACGAAAAGCAACTTCGTGATGTACGGAGGAAGAAACTTAGTATGGTCTTTCAGAAGTTTGGTTTATTCCCTTTTAGAACCATCCTTTCTAACGTTGAATACGGCTTGGAAGTTCAAGGTATAGCAGAGGACGTCCGCCGACAAAAAGCGATGGAATCATTAGAGTTAGTCGGATTAAAAGGATATGAGAACCAATATCCTGATCAATTATCAGGTGGTATGCAACAACGTGTTGGATTAGCTCGGGCTTTGGCCAATGATCCAAGCGTTCTATTGATGGATGAAGCTTTCTCGGCTTTAGACCCTTTAATTAGAAAAGACATGCAGGACGAGCTGCTTGATTTGCAAGAAAAAATGCAAAAAACAATTATTTTTATTACGCATGACTTAGATGAAGCATTACGAATCGGTGACCGTATTACGATTATGAAAGATGGTGAGATCGTTCAAATTGGTACCCCTGAGGATATTCTCACAAATCCAGCTGACGATTACGTGGAACGCTTCGTTGAAGATGTGGACCGCTCTAAGGTTTTCACTGCTGAAAACATTATGGTACGCCCAGAGACGGTGAATGTTGAAAAAGATGGCCCACGTGTTGCTTTACAACGTATGAAAGATGCTGGTATCTCAAGTATTTACGTGATTAAACGTAATCGAGAGTTACTTGGAATTGTTCATGCTGACCAAGTATCTAAAGCGGTGAAGGAAAATGCAAAAGACCTAAAGCCACTTATTCAATCAGATATTCCAACTGTAAAACCAGATACACCAATGCATGACTTATTTGACGTTGTATCTACGTCACCGATTCCAATGGCAGTCGTCGGTGAAGATAAACGATTACTAGGTATCATTATTCGCAGTACAATTCTTTCTGCTCTTTCTGGAAATGAGGTGAACGGGCATGATAGCTGA
- a CDS encoding ABC transporter ATP-binding protein — translation MTDARVQLKNVSKSYDGTTFAVKNASVTIEPGEFFVLVGPSGCGKSTLLRMMAGLEKITAGRLEIGDELANDMPPNKRQLSMVFQNYALYPHLTVEENILFGLKVRKVSKSERKRRCLEAVEMLGMTEYLKRKPRELSGGQRQRVALARAVVSHMPICLMDEPLSNLDAKLRGQMRAEIRQLQQELGITMIYVTHDQVEAMTMGDRIMVLKEGEVQQIGRPMDIYNAPANTFVAEFIGAPPMNMAIGDLTQGGRLIVKDGFSTKVIGAKTSLLETQVRVGIRPEKLLIEVPVDDTHYISLLGKIRQVELLGDETIVTFDCGDTVWKSKVSGQWPVNKGESIRFYVHEKDIQLFHMETSKLLTVKAVNDLAVASTLYS, via the coding sequence ATGACGGATGCCCGTGTACAGTTGAAAAACGTGAGTAAAAGCTACGATGGTACAACATTTGCAGTTAAAAACGCTAGTGTCACGATAGAGCCAGGTGAGTTCTTTGTTCTAGTAGGGCCTTCAGGGTGTGGGAAAAGTACATTATTACGTATGATGGCCGGACTTGAGAAAATAACGGCAGGCCGTCTAGAGATAGGCGATGAGTTAGCTAATGATATGCCGCCAAATAAGCGGCAGTTATCCATGGTTTTTCAAAATTATGCATTATATCCTCATTTAACAGTTGAAGAGAATATTTTATTTGGACTAAAGGTAAGGAAGGTATCTAAAAGCGAGCGGAAGCGGCGCTGTCTTGAGGCAGTAGAGATGCTTGGTATGACAGAGTATTTAAAAAGGAAGCCAAGGGAATTATCAGGTGGGCAAAGACAACGTGTAGCGTTAGCTAGAGCCGTGGTCAGTCATATGCCTATTTGTCTTATGGATGAGCCTTTGTCTAACCTTGATGCTAAACTTCGTGGGCAAATGCGTGCTGAAATTCGTCAGTTGCAGCAAGAGTTAGGCATTACGATGATTTATGTGACACACGATCAGGTAGAAGCGATGACAATGGGAGATCGAATTATGGTATTGAAAGAAGGGGAAGTTCAACAAATCGGGCGTCCTATGGATATATATAATGCCCCTGCTAATACGTTTGTTGCTGAGTTTATCGGAGCACCTCCAATGAACATGGCTATTGGTGATCTAACTCAGGGAGGGAGATTAATTGTTAAAGATGGCTTTAGTACAAAAGTGATTGGGGCAAAAACATCATTATTAGAAACGCAAGTGCGCGTAGGCATCAGGCCTGAAAAACTATTAATAGAGGTACCAGTAGACGACACACATTATATCAGTCTGTTAGGGAAGATACGCCAAGTGGAACTTTTGGGAGATGAAACTATTGTGACATTTGATTGTGGTGACACTGTGTGGAAGTCAAAAGTGTCTGGACAGTGGCCAGTTAATAAAGGAGAGAGCATCCGTTTTTATGTTCATGAAAAGGACATACAATTATTTCATATGGAGACGTCTAAGCTGTTAACAGTTAAGGCTGTAAATGATTTGGCTGTAGCATCAACTTTATATTCATAG
- a CDS encoding DUF4097 family beta strand repeat-containing protein, which yields MITRIGRRTLGLCIVLFGILLLTERWTGLPYSHVFDYVWPLLIISFLLEIIFFYKKREEEDRLTFDKGSITLLIIVIIIGNFYQSYAENENGWSALFQLLERGESITIQENYPLSNTIKEIYVELPAGKVRIEGTESDDIVIEGTVTGNSSTESELERHFNSERIAEEDGGIFSYKIETENSWFPTDENLKADIVINVPDHVIVRTELMSGAVQVDNVANDVVIETRNGHVKVANITGDLYVRNTNGHIELTTIDGNVDVSTSNGKITGEDMMKDASLKTTNGAITAESTVIGGDWDLSTSNGKITLSLPEDSHVTFRGSTSNGRVHGNLAWEGQEKGTRGEAVIGNGTHMIESRTSNGSIEVNQ from the coding sequence ATGATAACTAGAATTGGCAGAAGAACGTTAGGCTTATGTATCGTGTTGTTCGGTATCTTGCTGTTAACAGAACGTTGGACAGGACTCCCTTATAGTCATGTGTTTGATTATGTATGGCCATTACTCATTATCTCATTTTTACTAGAAATCATCTTTTTTTATAAAAAAAGAGAAGAAGAGGATAGACTTACGTTTGATAAAGGATCTATAACGTTGTTGATTATTGTGATCATAATCGGTAATTTTTATCAAAGCTATGCGGAGAATGAAAACGGATGGTCTGCTCTCTTTCAATTATTAGAACGAGGCGAAAGTATTACCATTCAAGAAAACTATCCTCTCAGCAATACGATTAAAGAAATTTATGTGGAACTACCGGCAGGGAAGGTACGCATAGAAGGGACGGAGAGTGATGACATAGTCATTGAAGGTACAGTGACAGGAAATAGCTCTACCGAATCTGAATTAGAGCGTCACTTTAATAGTGAGAGAATCGCTGAGGAAGATGGGGGCATTTTTAGTTATAAGATTGAGACGGAAAACAGTTGGTTTCCCACAGATGAAAATCTCAAAGCTGATATTGTCATAAACGTCCCTGATCATGTTATTGTTCGGACAGAGTTGATGAGTGGTGCTGTACAGGTAGATAATGTGGCAAATGATGTTGTCATAGAGACGAGAAACGGTCATGTTAAAGTGGCAAATATAACTGGGGATCTTTATGTTCGAAATACAAACGGACACATTGAACTCACAACTATTGACGGCAATGTTGATGTTTCCACGTCCAATGGGAAAATAACGGGAGAAGACATGATGAAAGATGCGTCACTGAAAACGACAAATGGTGCCATAACAGCTGAAAGTACGGTTATCGGTGGTGATTGGGATTTAAGTACTTCAAATGGAAAAATCACTCTTAGCTTACCAGAAGACAGTCATGTGACCTTCCGTGGTAGCACCTCGAATGGCCGAGTTCATGGAAATCTTGCTTGGGAAGGGCAAGAAAAGGGGACGAGAGGTGAAGCCGTCATAGGGAATGGAACACATATGATTGAAAGCAGAACGAGCAATGGCAGTATAGAAGTCAATCAGTAG
- a CDS encoding carbohydrate ABC transporter permease: MKTTLSRWERSKNYRTAALYLLPSFILFGLFMFYPMLNSLFLSFFFTDAQGEATAFVGFENYTYLFQSETFRQSMKVTLLFVLYTVPTSVIISLFLAIIANEKLRGISFFRTIFASTLGMSVAASAVIWLFMFHPTAGILNAFLGAINLPSVSWLQDSTMALVSVALTTVWMNTGFAFLILLGGLQNIDDHLYESARIDGAGYFYQLGRITVPMLSPTLFFIITITFINSFQSFGQVDILTGGGPAEATNLIIYSIYREAFVYYQFGPASAQVVVLFLAVLVLTLLQFKFGERKVHYQ; encoded by the coding sequence GTGAAGACGACATTATCACGATGGGAACGTTCGAAAAATTACCGGACCGCTGCTCTATATTTACTCCCATCCTTTATACTGTTTGGTTTATTTATGTTTTATCCCATGCTTAATTCACTTTTTCTTAGCTTTTTTTTCACTGATGCTCAGGGTGAAGCAACGGCCTTTGTAGGTTTTGAAAATTATACATATTTATTTCAATCCGAGACGTTCAGACAAAGTATGAAGGTAACGTTATTATTCGTTTTATATACAGTGCCAACAAGTGTGATTATATCTTTATTTTTGGCTATTATTGCAAATGAAAAGCTACGAGGCATCAGCTTTTTTAGAACTATTTTTGCCTCCACCTTGGGAATGAGTGTAGCCGCTTCAGCTGTTATTTGGCTGTTTATGTTTCACCCTACAGCGGGAATATTAAATGCTTTTTTGGGAGCAATTAATTTACCGTCCGTTTCTTGGCTTCAGGATTCAACAATGGCGCTTGTTTCAGTTGCTTTAACAACAGTGTGGATGAATACCGGTTTTGCTTTTCTAATCCTGCTAGGTGGCTTGCAAAACATTGATGATCATTTATATGAAAGTGCTAGGATCGATGGTGCTGGCTATTTTTATCAACTGGGTAGAATTACAGTACCTATGCTGTCGCCTACCCTCTTCTTTATTATTACCATTACATTTATTAATTCTTTTCAATCCTTTGGACAAGTGGATATTTTAACGGGTGGCGGTCCAGCGGAAGCAACAAACCTTATTATTTACTCCATTTATCGTGAAGCGTTTGTTTACTATCAATTTGGACCAGCTAGTGCGCAAGTCGTTGTTCTATTTTTAGCGGTTCTCGTGTTGACACTCCTACAATTTAAGTTTGGAGAAAGGAAGGTGCATTACCAGTGA